In Halorussus halophilus, the DNA window CACGATTCGTCGTGACCTGTCTTTAGCGTAGTGGTATTCGAGACGAGTGGGAGCCCCTCGAATCGAGTGCCGTCGGAGCCCACGCTGGTGGGGGCATATAAAGCACCCCAGATATCGGTGGTCTACACTGGTTGCAATAGCCTCACTACTGTATTGTATGAGCCAATCGACGATAGCAGGTATTCGCCCCGACTTCCACAGCCACCCCGGAACGACCCAGACCGTAGTCGAATCGGAAGAACGGGTCGCTACGCTCCTCGAAACCCTCGACGACTCGGACTGCCGCACCGTCCTGAAAGCGACCAGCGACGAGTCGCTCTCTGCCCGGGAGATTTCGGAAGTCTGTGGCATCCCGCTCTCGACGACATACCGAAAACTCGACCTGCTCACCGAAGCGG includes these proteins:
- a CDS encoding winged helix-turn-helix domain-containing protein — translated: MSQSTIAGIRPDFHSHPGTTQTVVESEERVATLLETLDDSDCRTVLKATSDESLSAREISEVCGIPLSTTYRKLDLLTEAGLLEERTRLRRSGKHTSEYARQVDDITVSVDADSGFELTVTQRETQTQVGGSSVAGGQ